One Triticum dicoccoides isolate Atlit2015 ecotype Zavitan chromosome 5B, WEW_v2.0, whole genome shotgun sequence genomic window carries:
- the LOC119306543 gene encoding protein ELC-like produces MAPPAPPASAAQHQFLDTALPYADDVKWLVPDHLATLAEAFPSLRPRTALFTHDDGRAARLLQAAGTIPIVHAGGSYDLPAVVWLPERYPRCPPLVFLSPARGTVLRTDHPLVDRSGLVAAAAAAPYLRSWAFPSSNLRDLVRSLSHAFGIDPPLLPAEVAYRREALAAMACADVAALRSASEAEMDALFAVQAELRVRGVAADGVVRRAGEEVDALERRLQDVTVAAYALEAWVAANRATVAAHGDAQAGAAVQPADALSVQRLECAAMDLALEDSMYALDEAVQGGAVPFSGYLRSVRALAREQFFQRALWTKLC; encoded by the coding sequence ATggctcctcccgcgccgccggcgagcgccgcgCAGCACCAGTTCCTCGACACGGCGCTGCCCTACGCCGACGACGTCAAGTGGCTCGTCCCCGACCATCTCGCCACGCTCGCCGAGGCCTTCCCCTCGCTCCGCCCCAGGACCGCCCTCTTCACCCACGACGACGGCCGCGCCGCGCGCCTGCTCCAGGCCGCCGGCACCATCCCGATCGTCCACGCGGGGGGCTCCTATGACCTCCCTGCCGTCGTCTGGCTCCCGGAGCGCTACCCGCGGTGCCCGCCCCTCGTGTTCCTCTCGCCGGCCCGCGGCACGGTGCTCAGAACAGACCACCCCCTCGTCGACCGCTCgggcctcgtcgccgccgccgccgccgccccgtaccTCCGCTCCTGGGCGTTCCCGTCCTCCAACCTGCGAGACCTCGTCCGGTCCCTCTCCCACGCCTTCGGCATcgacccacccctcctccccgccgAGGTCGCCTACAGGCGCGAGGCCCTCGCCGCCATGGCCTGCGCCGACGTTGCCGCCCTGCGCTCCGCGAGCGAGGCCGAGATGGACGCCCTGTTCGCCGTGCAGGCCGAGCTGCGCGTGCGGGGCGTGGCGGCGGACGGCGTGGTGCGCCGGGCAGGGGAGGAGGTGGACGCGTTGGAGCGGCGGCTGCAGGACGTGACGGTGGCCGCGTACGCCCTGGAGGCCTGGGTCGCGGCGAACCGGGCGACGGTGGCCGCGCACGGCGACGCGCAGGCGGGGGCGGCAGTTCAGCCCGCGGACGCGCTCTCGGTGCAGAGGCTCGAGTGCGCGGCCATGGATCTGGCGCTGGAGGACAGCATGTACGCGCTGGACGAGGCGGTGCAGGGAGGGGCCGTGCCGTTCAGCGGCTACCTCCGGAGCGTGCGCGCGCTGGCGCGGGAGCAGTTCTTCCAGCGTGCCCTCTGGaccaaactttgctag